The DNA sequence CCTCTACGACGACGACATggaagaggaggacgaggaggaggacgagAGCGAGATGGAGTCTGTAGGTGAAGCCGGGGGAATCGGCACCGTGGAGGACTGCGGGACGTCCACCAGATGTTACGACAACCAGGACGACTCTGGCAACGAAGACTCGTGATGATCTGGATGATAACTTCTTCCTGCCAACTCCACcacccttcttctttttttctgtgtgtgtgtgtatgtgtgtgtatgtgtatatgtgtgcacaTGTATATTTGCACATACAATGGGGTCAAAAGTCtactgccaaaaaaaaaaaatctttcatcATTTATTAAACTAATACAAGCGTTGGGTCAAATGCAATTTCTTTGATGCTGTTACGTAACTTTTCAGCAAAACGTTGTAGGTACTGTTCTCGCTGAAAGCAGAATTTGACGTTTCCACCGTTTGCCTTAATTACACCTCGCACTCTGTGTGGCAACAAATGTTTTATTACTGTTTGAGAGTGTCCTGAAGGTGTTTATTGATTTGAAAAcatgtttcacatttttaaaatgtgccaTGGAAGAGTTTGAGGGTCTGGCCTTTTCCTCATTACCATAAACCACAAAGATGGCGTGCTTCTGCAGACTTGAACATTAGAGTGTTTCTTTATTGTTAGCATGTGTTCAATCGCATCCAAGTCACAAAGTAGATTATGCCTCACTGTATTACAATCTCATTTAGACAGCTGCTCATATTACCTTACTTTACGTTATTTGGTTGTGGTTAACTTTAGCCTTCAGCCATTAAATTTCAGTGTTGTCTTGCTAAACCAGTCATTTTGTTTTAGAAAGAGTAGGTTGTTAAAGTCACACCTTGGTTTTAGGAAAATCAGTTTAGCCAACAGCAGCAATGACATAATAAATATTACGGTGTAGTAGGTGTACACATATATTTGAATCCTACTAGATACACGGTAAAACAAAATCTTCCAGTATATCAATATTTCCTGCTGCACATCTCCTAAAGCTAAAAGAACTctttgatgttgaatatcatcCTGTAAGGAAGCAAATTGTCTTAGCTTTGATAAATGATGAAAACAAATAGTCCTTGTGGTGGTCTCTTGAACTCCACTGTCACTGGCCAGCCCCATGACGGATTGTTTGGTTTTGGGTTGGAAGAAAGGTTGGATCTATCCACTGTGTCTGtccttgttgctgtttttatgtgtttatttgacCGACACATTCTTCACTTGTATTTTCTCAGAAGGCTCACACAGGCTGGTTAATGGACACTTACCCCTTTGGCTCATTAACCAGTCGATGAGCTGGCCGGCTCGTCACGTCACAGTCGTTCAttgtcccccccccccggcAGAATATCTCTGTCCCGAACGCTTGCCTGTTCGACTTTGATGCAATCAACCTAAATGTGCAAACGCAGGCTCTGGCGTTCCACCTTCTTGGGTACACCTTCAGTAGTACCCTCATTTTCCGGCGAAGCAGCGTTATTTCATTAAGGTTGGGGGGGGAAGAGTGTTCTCGTATCGCCTCCTGCACCTCTCTCTGCCTCGTAAACCTCAGGGCCTCAACAGACTTTcactgagagagaaaaagcaaaGAGAATCTTAAGACACACCTGCTCCTCACCTCCGCCTCCTTTTCTTTATATCTCACTTGGTCTCATTAGAGGGCTAAGATTGCTCTGAAAGTTTCTGATCCCTCTTCAAGCATTTACACATCACTGAATGTTACTGTTAGTGCAGACTGGGGTCCGTTAAGTCATTCTGTTTTTGGTAGggtaaagaaaatcaaaatgCATCTCTTTCTCCCCAATGCAATGCTCGCATTATGTTGCGATAGATGTGGaaatcttctctttttttgtgccCTGTGACTCCCAATTGATGCTTCAATGCAACTTAGTGAAAACTGGATGTTGTTACTGTGCTACACCACATCCAGAGTCTTGTTTATCGACAGGGACAAAGATCAACATGCAGCTTAGATACACATTTGCATTTGAATGAATACGACACTGATTGCCTGTTATCCCCgtgtgtgtatatttacatttactATTCATATTGACTATGATGTCAGGGTTTTCCTTTGTTTCAGTAGTCCAGTTGATGAACCATTCAGTTTGTAGGCACTTTGTTCAAGTGCTGTTTCTGGAGGCGTGAATCATCTGAGGATTTGACtgatttaagaaaaaagaaaaaaaaaccacacacatttTGAGTATTAAGCTTTTGAACACACTGAACAGTATCATTGTGCCGCATCGAGTAAACCACGCATTTTGAGCTATGTTTTAAGAACCTGTTGTTCATTGAACACAGTGGAGCACTGGGGTTGTGACTCCAATGGATGGATTTTATGCCAAGGAAAACAAGTCCAGCCccacattcattcattttaaagacTATGGACGAATGGATGCATGTAATGGATTTAATGCAGATTGAGTAGACTCTTAGAGACATACCTTTTTGGATTTTAATGTGAAGCCAAAGGAGTGAAGTATTGTCTCCTGGCCTTGTGCTTTGGAGGTTCGCAAAGACTGGATTCTGTTGAGAACGGCGACAAACAAAATTCACTCCTAAAAGACTTTGAATGGATTTGATACCAAGCCACGAGAGGAGGTGGAAATATGATTGAGATTCTGGACTTCTTGTTGTGATCACCATTTTTGCCCATCACCATGTAGAAAGAAGTAAGCTCAGTAGTAAACAATGGAAAGTACAAATCTCACGTGTGTCTGCTAAAGAGAGAGCTGAACATTTTGGGAAATGCATGCTTTCTGATGCTGAGGATTGATATGAGAACGTCTAAATTTTGGATTGTAATCAAAGGTTATTAATGAttacttttgtttatttaacaaaacatctttaagaaatgtaaaaatgaactGTTATATCAATCTTCTAGTCTCAGTCtcagcacaaaaaacaaataactgcaTTTCCTAAAATGTCACGAATGTTTTAAAGCCAGGTTTTTGCCTTTCACCCAAAATTTAGAAATCTGAATTCACATTAGAGAAATAAATAGATCTAGTGTAGCCCTTTTGTTAGCAATTTGATGATCAATTTAATCAGTATTAGAACTCTCCACTTCTTAAATAAAACGTATGCCTTCTTTTTATCCTGAGGGGAGGTGGAGAAATGCTAAGAAGGCCACGGACTATTAATGCTAAACatcaagaaacaaaaaaaaaaagattaaataacATGAGTCGCAATCCATAATTTTAACATGTTGTTCCACACACAGTTGCATAGAAAACTGAATGAAATCATTTACTTTGTTTattctctgtgtgtgagtgtgaatcgCAAGCGTGTATTTTCTAAAGTGTGGGTGGACACAGTGAGGTCATCCTGAGACATTCGCATGGTCCCACACTCTGCTGATTGAGCTGTCCACAATGGTTCCACAGTCTGTCCACACCTAATGATGTTTATGCTGTCCTTGTCGGTTTCatcttatttcatttttttcccatcattttgtttgtgaggATGCAAATGTCACTCAAAGTTTCtattgttcaaaaaaaaaaaaaaaacagaaaagaaaagaaaaaaaataacatgacCTTGTTGGGTTGTTTGCAATATGGCTCAGATATCTGTTGCTGCTAAGCCCACATGTCATGAAAAATGGACAACACAGCAAGTTTGATTTTTGACTAAAATTAGGAGTGATATGCAAATGGATAGTACTGGTGGTTCAGTTTGAAAATCATAAGAAATAAAACAGTATGTCATCAAAGCCTATTGAAAGGATTTTCACCTTATTTGAGCCACTGACCTTTGATTACTCTCAAACTAAGTAAATGATACTAGTCAATTTTTGAGTGTTGAGCTATACAGGATTTCTGTCTTGGCGCTTGACATCAATGTTTAATAATCAGATTGGTAAAAATGGGTTACATTCTCATTAGTAACATGTAGTTCCAACATACATTTACAATAAGGTTTGTGGTGTACCCACAGGCACAAGGATATAGTTTTTAGGAAGATGTGTTACTGTAggatttctctttctcttctttcGTTTATAAATCACCAGTTTACAATAATAGATATCTCAAGGGATTTTCATAGTAACGTAAAGATCCTCCACTTTTAGagagagaaaacccaaacaCAATTCTCTATGAGCAGCACTTGGCAAAAGTGGGgaagaaaaactcccctttCACAGGATGAgatctccagcagaaccaggctcagggaggagcagaCATCTGCTTTGACTGTTTGTGTATTAGGtgaaatgggggggggggggtgagagaCCAAAGTCAAAAACAAGGACTAAACAAACTGAGAAGGTGGATAAAAGTTAACTAAAAAGAGGGGAGTAGGGGAGAGGTCCCCTTCTCAGAATGGGAACTCTCCCATTAGTCTGAGGCTAAAGCAGTATTACTAAGGGATAGTTCGGATCATTTGACCCAGTCCTCTACAAACGTTATCGAAAAGGGAAGTTTTAAGCCTCATCTTAAAAGTACAGAGGGTGTCTCTActctctgtctcctgaatccaaactgggagctggttccacaggagaGGAGCCTGAGAGTTGAACACTTGGCCTCCCATTCTAGTTTTAGAAACTCTACGAACCACAAGTATGCCTGCAGTCGAGCCTGCTCATTGAAGAGTTTGTACCCAAGGATATGGATAAAAAAATCTTCAAGGATTTTAAACTTTGAATATCTTTCTTATATCACCCGAGTTCAGTGCCTGGGTTTTCCCAATTTATATGTGTAAAGAAGTAAGTCTAGAGACAAAGCTGGTGAGGGCCATCACTATGGCTAAGGTGACAAAGATACTAAAACAACTGCTAGATGACTGTGCCACCAGGTGGCTGGAATTGGTTGAATctcttctgcaaagtttttatggAAGTCTGGAGCAGTGACTCTGGATTAGCAGACTGGGGCGGTGATACGGGGATTCCTGTAACTATTCTTGTAACTGTGTGTGCTACAATTACATGGGAATCACACTTTTCAGCTCACCTGGAAAGGTCTTGCCAGTGTACTGAGGCGGCGGGTCCCTCTGTTAGAGTGGACTTGGAGAGGGCATATAACTGCGTCCTTTGGGGTGTCCGAGTGCTTAGGGAGAATGGTGCACCTGGCTCATTGTCATATTCAGTCCTTGTACAACCATCACAAAAGCATGGCTCATATTGCCAGTAGTAACACTCTTCCCAAGAGCGTCTGCACCTGGAGCTGTTGAAGGAATTGAATTATCTTGGCTCTTCTTCACGAGTAAGGAGTGGAAGATAAATACGGTTTTGCGGTGTTGGTAGTGCTGAGGGTCTTATACTGGAAAGTGAAGCTGTCAATTTACCAGTCTATCTACAGCCATGAGCTCCtgctagtgaccaaaagaataaGATCACAGAAACAAGCAGTAGATGTGAGTTTCATCTGAAGTGTGTTTGGGCTCAGCCGTAGAGATCGGGTGAGGAGTCATTTGGAAGTAAAGAAGCTACTTTTCTTTATCAAAAACAGCTCACTGAGGTGATTCAGTGTTCTGACGAGGATGTCTCCAGGGCACCTTGTAGTGAGGTGTTTTTGTCATAGAACACCAGGAAGATACCTCGGGGAAGATCCAGGACACGCTGGAAAGACTACATGCCTCGGATGAGTTGGGTGGTTTTGCCACTGAAGAGATCCAAGAAGTGGCTGCAGAGGGGGGTTCTGGATTACTGTGCGAGATGATATTAGGAAACACCATAGCATAAAAAGAAGCTAAAAAAGTAGCATACCTCACTGTTAATGTTTACTCGTGAGGGTAATTTCAAATCCATTAGTCGGCTTTTAATATTTGTTGGAAGAGCTTGTAATCTcttgacagacataaaaaaaatcattactgACCTAcctttttgtaaatatattttctagTATATTAAGGTAGATGTATTGGTGTTTCAGTGACCTCCACTTACATGATCACTGCCGTTGCCCGTTTGTGTCTTCATAATGACAGATGACAGGTAATTCAAACCATAAGCGCTCCCATTCTGCTTCTTGAGTTGAAGGcgcacatttttttcctcaaaaacTCTAATTTTATCCTTTCAAGCAAAGGCATAATCCTCTATCGTGAAATCCAGAGCAGACTGTCTAACTGTACTTATATAAAAGAGCAGCAGTACCCAAGAAAAGGATGATGTTTATTCTCACCATTTGCTTCTGAGCAAATAAATGTATTCGGATCCaaagatgttgttttttttaactgttataTTTAATGTAGAACTTTTTCTCATGACAATGATGATGTTAGTTATCTGTTGCTGCTCTCTTTGCTCTGCTATGTGCTGCTATTTTATGCTTGTGATATCAAATGTGCAgctttagggaaaaaaaaatgtttgtcccCACCATGTGGCAGCATGTGCtgtttacagtttatttttatcattagtgTTTCACTTGACTGTTCTATTTTTAGCCCAGTATCCCCTTGCATCTTTgtaatacatgtttaaaaaaacaaaacaatccatTCAGAAATGATGTAAAGTTGAGTAAGTATCAAAGGTAGGAGAAAACTTTCGTGTTGGTCTAAATTTAATTCAAACTGGAGACAGACCgaaaaaaaatgaccaaaaagaCAGCTGTAATGCACAAACCTGCAATACAGCTTATTTACAATCAAAAACGCATCATTTATGCATTTAATCCTATTACTAAGGATATTCAAGGGCACAGTCGTATTTTTGTGCAGTAATTAGTGTTCAActgttgattttattttctctctgatTTTTTGTGACTTAAGGGAGTCTTTCTCTTACATAAGGTTCTGGAAAGcatttaaagaaagacaaggCAGGAAAGTCAGACTCATTCAGTTAAAGGAATTAGGAGCAGTGCTTTCAAAACAGATGCTCTTCCAGAAAAAGGTACGATCCCACATACCAGCAGGCAGTTACTTCCCATTTATGATCCTCTCCTCTGTGACACATCATTGTTTGTCCTGACATGCCTCTAGGTGTCTGTGTGCTGCTCTCAGTGTGTCCTGCAGGTCTTTGTACCGGGCCAGAGTGCAGGCTTCCTCCAGTTGGGCCCAGCGGTAATCCTGGTGCTCATCAGACAAAGTCACAGCTTTCCCTGGGTCCTTCAGCTCAGCCAACCAGTACAGCACCTCTTTGGGTTTGCCACGCACCTCATAGTGCAACTCCTGAACAAAGCCTTTTATCACTTTCAGGTGCTCTGCTCCCAGCCCCGCCTCCTCCTTGGTCTCTCTCAGTGCTGTGGTGAGGTCATCCTCACCTGGGTCCACATGACCTTATGGTGAATTtattaggggaaaaaaaagactcattaacgtgtcattttctgtaatgaagaaaaaaatcaatctaGTGTTTCTTAAACACACCTTTTGGTGGCGTCCAGTGGTGTTCCCCATAAGATGTCTGCAGAAGGAGATACTCGATGTTGCCTGGAGGAGGGATGCGGCCGACTAGACGGCGAAATATGATAAAGCCACAAGCTCGCAGTACCATCTTCCTGTTAAAGCAacttatacacaaacacaattcCTCTGTTATTGTGTGTTCACTTTCCAGAAAACTAAGGACTTTATTGGATGATGACAACATTTTATAACCGCAGATAtagaacaaatttaaagtgtCAAACCACAAACTCATGCATCCTGCACTCaactaaaatataacatttcttTCAACAGAGCCTTAATAAAAGTCCAGTGCTAgtcattttttcttgtttatgcatcatgttttgcatttgttacataaatgtgtattttacagATAAGGTGCACATGCCCACAAATATTAACACAGACAAATGTACATATACTCACAGGCCACTTTGTTAAGTACACTTGCTCAACTGTATTAattcaaatatttaatcagccaatcacgtgGCCACAACTTTAAGGTCAAGACGACTTGGTGAAGTTCAAAGTGCGTGTCAGAATAGGTGATTTAAGTGGCTTTTCGTGGCTGTTGGTTCCAGTTGGGATGGTttaagtatttcagaaactgctgatctactgagaTTTTGCCACAAGGCCATCTCTACGGttcacagagaatggtctgaaacacagaaaatacgCTGTGAGTGGCAGTTCACTGCTTGACTATACTATGCTGATGCCAAAGTTCAGaggaatggccagactgctttgagctgacagGAGGGACTCAAATAACTGCTCATTACAACCAACGTATGCAGAGGAGCATTTCTTAATCCACAGcatgtcaaaccttgaagcaggaACAAGAAACTGAAATAACAATTTACACAGTCTCACCAAACTTGAACAATAGAAGATAGCCGTAAAAATGTTACcaggtctgatgagtctcgatttctaCTGCAACATTTgaatggtagggtcagaattctATGTAAATAAGAGGAAAGCATGGATCCAACCATACAtcaggctggtggtggtggtgtaatggtgtggggattATTATCTTGCCACACTTTGGCCTCTTGGTACCAATTTTAACTTCACAGCCTGCATGTCATTCCTTTTAAGACCACTGTGTATCCATCtcttgatggctgcttccaggaGGATATTGTGCCATATCACAAACTTCAAatgatctcaaactggtttcttgagcaTGACAAGTTTTAAGCCAGGCTATTCACTGTATTCGAATGGCCAAAAAAGCTCCTTTGGGATATGCTGGAACAGGAGATTAACATTATATTGacatgctgtcatgtcaatatggaccataACCCAcagaagaattaaggcagtccTGAAAACCAAAGGGGGTTCAATCCACTACTAGCAAATAGTGCATATCGCTTTTTGTTAGTTAGTTACTGCAAAGAGGAATGATGGgaacatttattattatacatGTGGTACTAACTCCTGTAAAAATAGTTATAAACACTCTAAACCAGGTCAGTGCAGGTTTTGAAATGTAGCTTTGCGGGAAGACTAattcttttatatatttattttaaaatcaagAGACAATTAAAGACTAATTCTATAACAGATTCTATGGATTTATGTTGTAAAACACAGTCGCGACGGTTAAATATTTACTGACGGAAAGAAATGTGTTAGTATTTACAGCACACGGTTAGCTAGCTTTCAAATCAGATGTGAAGCCTAATATAAGCTTCAACCGCCGCTTTTATGGTCTCTCTTATCACTGTGGATGTTTCTGCTCCACCGGACGCACTGCTGAGCTTCACCTCATGCTCACACACTGCACGAGGCCATTATAAGTCAATTATTTTCAAGAAATCAGCACAAACTACTCACAGTGAATGATTTG is a window from the Pelmatolapia mariae isolate MD_Pm_ZW linkage group LG5, Pm_UMD_F_2, whole genome shotgun sequence genome containing:
- the nudt2 gene encoding bis(5'-nucleosyl)-tetraphosphatase [asymmetrical] gives rise to the protein MVLRACGFIIFRRLVGRIPPPGNIEYLLLQTSYGEHHWTPPKGHVDPGEDDLTTALRETKEEAGLGAEHLKVIKGFVQELHYEVRGKPKEVLYWLAELKDPGKAVTLSDEHQDYRWAQLEEACTLARYKDLQDTLRAAHRHLEACQDKQ